From the Hevea brasiliensis isolate MT/VB/25A 57/8 chromosome 15, ASM3005281v1, whole genome shotgun sequence genome, one window contains:
- the LOC131173900 gene encoding DCD domain-containing protein NRP-like — translation MDSMQSFWQLGDELRGQSKVSEDHKWLMAASKLAEQTRSKGERMNNLDLSKGLAEIRPRDKIGFQEDNKFESLNFNMLNLESKMTENVGKSCFRNGVYNMNAVYQKNNINNIGNLTGSKYSGNSQNIKEPNNNNNNSNNNNENSANNAVDKRFKTLPATETLPRNEVLGGYIFVCNNDTMQEDLKRQLFGSKFWGF, via the exons atggacagcatgcaaagcttTTGGCAATTGGGTGACGAGCTTCGAGGACAATCAAAAGTCTCAGAGGATCATAAGTGGTTAATGGCTGCGTCTAAATTGGCTGAGCAGACAAGGTCCAAGGGTGAACGCATGAATAATCTTGATCTTTCAAAGGGTTTGGCAGAAATAAGGCCAAGGGACAAGATTGGATTTCAGGAAGATAATAAATTTGAAAGCCTTAACTTTAATATGTTGAACTTGGAATCCAAGATGACAGAAAATGTGGGCAAAAGTTGTTTCAGAAATGGTGTTTACAATATGAATGCAGTGTACCAGAAAAACAACATAAACAATATTGGAAATCTGACTGGTAGCAAGTATAGTGGTAACAGTCAGAATATCAAAGAgcccaacaacaacaacaataacagcaATAACAACAATGAGAACAGTGCAAATAATGCAGTTGACAAAAGGTTCAAGACTCTGCCTGCGACAGAGACACTTCCACGAAATGAGGTCCTTGGAGGATACATCTTTGTCTGTAACAATGACACTATGCAGGAAGACTTGAAGCGCCAGCTATTTG GCAGCAAGTTTTGGGGGTTCTAA